From Aptenodytes patagonicus chromosome 1, bAptPat1.pri.cur, whole genome shotgun sequence, one genomic window encodes:
- the LOC143155888 gene encoding claudin-8-like — protein MACCVLQITGLIFGGVGMVATLAATVMPQWRVSAYIGGNIVVFETIWEGLWMDCISQLGIRLQCKFYDSVLALPPPLEAFRALMCFAVVLSIISFLMAIVGVKYTHRAKEDPQGISIFILAAGVAFLLTGILVLIPVSWTGGSIIRDFYDPKVPTSLKRELGAALYVGWVSAALLIAAGAMYCSFWCWADTSSKSRYPSLSCHRLHKLDFAGGPSLSVHAYV, from the coding sequence ATGGCTTGCTGTGTGTTACAAATCACTGGTCTAATATTTGGAGGTGTCGGCATGGTTGCGACTTTGGCAGCCACAGTTATGCCGCAGTGGAGAGTTTCTGCCTACATTGGTGGCAACATCGTGGTGTTTGAGACCATCTGGGAAGGACTGTGGATGGACTGCATCAGTCAGCTGGGCATCAGGCTGCAGTGCAAATTCTACGACTCTGTCCTGGCTCTCCCCCCACCCTTGGAGGCGTTCAGAGCCCTCATGTGCTTTGCAGTGGTCCTGTCAATCATTTCCTTTTTGATGGCCATTGTTGGTGTGAAGTACACTCACAGGGCCAAGGAGGATCCCCAGGGCATCAGTATCTTCATACTGGCAGCTGGAGTTGCCTTTCTACTGACGGGCATCCTCGTTCTGATCCCCGTGTCCTGGACTGGAGGTAGCATCATTCGTGACTTCTATGATCCAAAAGTCCCTACGTCACTGAAACGAGAACTAGGAGCTGCTCTCTATGTGGGCTGGGTGAGCGCTGCACTTCTCATCGCTGCGGGAGCAATGTACTGTAGCTTCTGGTGCTGGGCTGATACATCCTCAAAATCCAGGTATCCATCGCTTTCCTGTCACAGATTGCACAAACTTGACTTTGCAGGAGGGCCGTCCCTAAGCGTGCATGCCTATGTGTAG